The proteins below come from a single Cannabis sativa cultivar Pink pepper isolate KNU-18-1 chromosome 3, ASM2916894v1, whole genome shotgun sequence genomic window:
- the LOC133035377 gene encoding glucuronoxylan 4-O-methyltransferase 2: MPPEVPYCRSLVTPVLVRSLSPVSPEAKQELPFTHKHWQRTKKMNFTKKKVIPSLVLILATVSILRLIRITVTSYSSSSSSPPPPAFTPLQKEACASPSPSCTQLPLHESMSSTNRIGTLANMTWLTEKEFQLLSNLVTRRAPCNLLIFGLEQQYTFLASINAGGTTIFLEDDPDKLRTIKIKTKLNTTKIYKVEYQVPAKDAYKLLKHARKSQACTASSGRLQMSKCRLALRNLPQEVYDLKWDVVVVDGPSGNAPEAPGRMAAIYSAAVLARNGNETNVVVHDVDRTIEKWFSWEFLCDENLVSSKGKLWNFRIRGQLNSTRFCSSEPVMLV, from the coding sequence ATGCCCCCAGAGGTGCCTTATTGCCGTTCTCTTGTGACTCCAGTATTAGTTCGATCCTTGAGTCCAGTTTCACCTGAGGCAAAACAAGAGTTACCTTTTACCCACAAACATTGGCAAAGAACCAAAAAGATGAACTTTACCAAGAAAAAAGTCATCCCTTCTCTTGTTTTGATCCTAGCAACCGTTTCAATCCTCAGACTTATTAGAATCACAGTTACTtcatattcttcttcttcttcttctccaccACCACCTGCTTTTACTCCTCTCCAAAAAGAAGCATGTGCTTCACCTTCTCCATCTTGTACTCAACTTCCCTTACATGAATCTATGTCCTCCACGAATCGAATAGGAACTTTAGCAAATATGACTTGGCTGACAGAAAAAGAATTCCAACTCCTATCAAATCTGGTCACTCGTAGAGCTCCCTGCAACCTCCTCATTTTTGGGCTTGAACAACAATACACATTCCTTGCATCAATCAATGCTGGCGGCACCACCATCTTTCTAGAGGACGATCCTGATAAGCTAAGAACGATCAAGATCAAGACAAAGCTCAACACGACAAAAATCTACAAGGTTGAGTATCAAGTACCTGCAAAAGATGCATACAAACTGCTAAAGCATGCAAGAAAAAGCCAGGCTTGCACAGCAAGCTCGGGACGACTTCAAATGTCGAAATGTCGACTGGCATTGAGAAATTTACCGCAAGAAGTTTACGATCTAAAATGGGATGTGGTGGTCGTGGATGGACCAAGCGGAAATGCACCGGAAGCACCAGGTAGGATGGCAGCAATATATAGTGCAGCTGTGTTAGCAAGAAATGGGAATGAAACAAATGTAGTAGTACATGATGTAGATCGGACAATAGAGAAATGGTTCTCCTGGGAGTTCTTATGTGATGAGAACTTAGTTTCTTCTAAAGGGAAATTATGGAATTTTAGGATAAGAGGTCAATTGAATTCTACAAGATTTTGTTCTTCTGAACCAGTTATGCTAGTCTAA
- the LOC133036089 gene encoding uncharacterized protein LOC133036089, whose translation MPPNIRKHESGYEKRKKKKKIEELTQSQKGALDKFIIKEPLVSLKNHNYDIVDVEILENVVPNEHVSIENQNESVDMESRGDVSIENVNVENNSDESFKNDNMENQNHNTTNSDDDHLNNSLKNEDVLEDNDDNNAEQSNPFEHLLDIFDPRN comes from the coding sequence ATGCCTCCCAATATTAGAAAACATGAGTCTGGGTATGAAAAacgtaagaaaaagaaaaaaattgaggaGTTAACTCAATCTCAAAAAGGAGCTCttgataaatttattataaaagaaCCATTAGtttctttaaaaaatcataattatgaCATTGTTGATGTTGAAATTCTTGAAAATGTGGTTCCTAATGAACATGTTagtattgagaatcaaaatgaaAGTGTTGATATGGAAAGTAGAGGTGATGTGTCTATTGAAAATGTTAATGTGGAAAATAATAGTGATGAGTcatttaaaaatgataatatGGAAAATCAAAATCATAATACTACAAATAGTGATGATGATCATTTGAATAATTCACTTAAAAATGAAGATGTTTTAGAGGATAATGATGATAACAATGCAGAGCAATCAAACCCATTTGAACATTTGCTTGATATATTTGATCCAAGAAATTAG
- the LOC115710371 gene encoding TITAN-like protein isoform X1, whose amino-acid sequence MEVGHAETKSNPNSETKTTKRDDKKRKRVSEFEYCEVCKLNHDQGQRHKYFPTHKKSLSDFFSRFQTKLSDVRFFLKNPTILFPEHASHNRVWCVFCSKNIDEIGSSFACSNAIHHLASVSHLKNLKHFLWKNGGGMDCIENFRITKADVTMWEKKCKSLKNGAVSSKEASHGPVFGPSNDIQNELNYVDNNSYTNNNVHYFDPSISTDVMPLQNHTNEYQVSHSGITDVSNVGMYSKDTISSLPLVTYSGTSSKNLNGVAGVQNLTQICVPEVTGGNVQSGAPPPWFEAVGDCQVNVGVKPNLGSFVSSSSKSGKSKKLNPKRVGAAWAEKRKLEMEMEKRGELVKDECDANWLPNFGRVWQSGSRRESRKEFEFEKQNVLKVESQFEESVKIQPYISKRMDEEPVKIQPYISKRMDEEPAKIQPYISKQVDEEPVKIQPYVSKRMQRDASK is encoded by the exons ATGGAGGTAGGGCATGCCGAGACTAAATCAAACCCTAATTCTGAAACCAAGACTACCAAGAGAGACGATAAGAAGAGGAAGAGGGTTTCCGAATTCGAGTACTGCGAAGTTTGTAAACTCAATCATGATCAAGGCCAGCGCCACAAGTACTTCCCAACCCACAAAAAGTCCCTCTCCGACTTCTTCTCTCGGTTCCAGACCAAGCTCTCCGATGTTCGCTTCTTTCTGAAAAATCCTACAATTCTCTTCCCTGAACACGCCTCTCACAACCGCGTATGGTGCGTCTTTTGCAGTAAAAACATCGATGAGATCGGTAGTTCTTTTGCTTG TAGTAATGCAATTCATCACTTGGCAAGTGTAAGTCATCTGAAGAATTTGAAGCACTTTTTGTGGAAAAATGGTGGAGGAATGGATTGCATCGAAAATTTTAGGATAACAAAAGCTGATGTTACTATG TGGGAGAAAAAGTGTAAATCATTGAAGAATGGAGCTGTATCATCTAAAGAAGCATCTCATGGACCAGTTTTTGGACCTTCCAATGATATCCAAAATGAACTCAACTATGTAGATAATAATAGTTATACAAATAATAATGTCCATTATTTTGATCCAAGCATTTCAACCGATGTTATGCCTTTACAAAATCATACAAATGAGTATCAGGTATCCCATTCAGGAATCACGGATGTTTCAAATGTTGGCATGTATTCAAAAGATACTATCTCTTCTTTACCTCTGGTTACATATTCTGGTACAAGTTCCAAGAATTTGAATGGTGTAGCAG GTGTGCAGAATCTTACCCAAATTTGTGTACCTGAGGTTACTGGAGGAAATGTACAGTCTGGAGCACCTCCTCCTTGGTTTGAAGCGGTCGGAGATTGTCAAGTAAATGTTGGAGTAAAACCAAACTTAGGTAGCTTTGTTTCTTCATCAAGTAAATCAGGGAAGTCCAAGAAATTGAATCCAAAAAGGGTTGGGGCAGCTTGGGCAGAAAAGAGAAAATTGGAGATGGAGATGGAAAAGAGAGGAGAGCTTGTGAAGGACGAGTGTGATGCAAACTGGCTTCCAAATTTTGGTAGAGTTTGGCAATCAGGTAGCCGAAGGGAGTCTAGGAAAGAATTTGAGTTTGAAAAGCAAAATGTACTCAAGGTTGAAAGTCAGTTTGAGGAGTCAGTAAAGATACAGCCTTACATAAGCAAACGAATG GATGAGGAGCCAGTAAAGATACAACCTTACATTAGCAAACGAATG GATGAAGAGCCGGCAAAGATACAACCTTACATTAGTAAACAAGTG GATGAAGAGCCAGTAAAGATACAACCTTACGTCAGCAAACGAATG CAAAGAGACGCAAGTAAATGA
- the LOC115710371 gene encoding TITAN-like protein isoform X2, whose amino-acid sequence MEVGHAETKSNPNSETKTTKRDDKKRKRVSEFEYCEVCKLNHDQGQRHKYFPTHKKSLSDFFSRFQTKLSDVRFFLKNPTILFPEHASHNRVWCVFCSKNIDEIGSSFACNAIHHLASVSHLKNLKHFLWKNGGGMDCIENFRITKADVTMWEKKCKSLKNGAVSSKEASHGPVFGPSNDIQNELNYVDNNSYTNNNVHYFDPSISTDVMPLQNHTNEYQVSHSGITDVSNVGMYSKDTISSLPLVTYSGTSSKNLNGVAGVQNLTQICVPEVTGGNVQSGAPPPWFEAVGDCQVNVGVKPNLGSFVSSSSKSGKSKKLNPKRVGAAWAEKRKLEMEMEKRGELVKDECDANWLPNFGRVWQSGSRRESRKEFEFEKQNVLKVESQFEESVKIQPYISKRMDEEPVKIQPYISKRMDEEPAKIQPYISKQVDEEPVKIQPYVSKRMQRDASK is encoded by the exons ATGGAGGTAGGGCATGCCGAGACTAAATCAAACCCTAATTCTGAAACCAAGACTACCAAGAGAGACGATAAGAAGAGGAAGAGGGTTTCCGAATTCGAGTACTGCGAAGTTTGTAAACTCAATCATGATCAAGGCCAGCGCCACAAGTACTTCCCAACCCACAAAAAGTCCCTCTCCGACTTCTTCTCTCGGTTCCAGACCAAGCTCTCCGATGTTCGCTTCTTTCTGAAAAATCCTACAATTCTCTTCCCTGAACACGCCTCTCACAACCGCGTATGGTGCGTCTTTTGCAGTAAAAACATCGATGAGATCGGTAGTTCTTTTGCTTG TAATGCAATTCATCACTTGGCAAGTGTAAGTCATCTGAAGAATTTGAAGCACTTTTTGTGGAAAAATGGTGGAGGAATGGATTGCATCGAAAATTTTAGGATAACAAAAGCTGATGTTACTATG TGGGAGAAAAAGTGTAAATCATTGAAGAATGGAGCTGTATCATCTAAAGAAGCATCTCATGGACCAGTTTTTGGACCTTCCAATGATATCCAAAATGAACTCAACTATGTAGATAATAATAGTTATACAAATAATAATGTCCATTATTTTGATCCAAGCATTTCAACCGATGTTATGCCTTTACAAAATCATACAAATGAGTATCAGGTATCCCATTCAGGAATCACGGATGTTTCAAATGTTGGCATGTATTCAAAAGATACTATCTCTTCTTTACCTCTGGTTACATATTCTGGTACAAGTTCCAAGAATTTGAATGGTGTAGCAG GTGTGCAGAATCTTACCCAAATTTGTGTACCTGAGGTTACTGGAGGAAATGTACAGTCTGGAGCACCTCCTCCTTGGTTTGAAGCGGTCGGAGATTGTCAAGTAAATGTTGGAGTAAAACCAAACTTAGGTAGCTTTGTTTCTTCATCAAGTAAATCAGGGAAGTCCAAGAAATTGAATCCAAAAAGGGTTGGGGCAGCTTGGGCAGAAAAGAGAAAATTGGAGATGGAGATGGAAAAGAGAGGAGAGCTTGTGAAGGACGAGTGTGATGCAAACTGGCTTCCAAATTTTGGTAGAGTTTGGCAATCAGGTAGCCGAAGGGAGTCTAGGAAAGAATTTGAGTTTGAAAAGCAAAATGTACTCAAGGTTGAAAGTCAGTTTGAGGAGTCAGTAAAGATACAGCCTTACATAAGCAAACGAATG GATGAGGAGCCAGTAAAGATACAACCTTACATTAGCAAACGAATG GATGAAGAGCCGGCAAAGATACAACCTTACATTAGTAAACAAGTG GATGAAGAGCCAGTAAAGATACAACCTTACGTCAGCAAACGAATG CAAAGAGACGCAAGTAAATGA